The proteins below come from a single Thermovirga sp. genomic window:
- the rplD gene encoding 50S ribosomal protein L4, whose translation MPTVKVINFKGELIGEENLSDSVFAAPIHVPAMHQVVVAQQANARQGTHSTKTRGEVRGGGRKPWRQKHTGRARHGSRRSPLWVGGGVTHGPRPRDYHQKVNRKVR comes from the coding sequence ATGCCGACTGTAAAGGTAATCAATTTCAAGGGAGAATTGATCGGTGAGGAGAACCTTTCCGATTCCGTTTTCGCGGCTCCTATCCATGTGCCGGCGATGCACCAGGTCGTGGTAGCCCAGCAGGCTAATGCCAGGCAGGGGACGCACTCAACCAAGACCCGGGGTGAAGTGCGCGGCGGCGGGAGAAAACCCTGGAGGCAGAAGCATACGGGGAGGGCCAGGCACGGCAGCAGGCGATCTCCTCTTTGGGTAGGCGGTGGAGTCACCCATGGCCCCCGCCCCAGGGACTATCACCAGAAGGTCAACCGGAAGGTCAGAAG
- the rplC gene encoding 50S ribosomal protein L3, with the protein MVQMGILGRKLGMTQIFDEQGRSIPVTVVEAGPCSVVAVKNRDVDGYTAVSLSFGDTKPSKLNKPYRGVFEKRGLEPKKWIREFRVDDTEGYEVGGVVSVELFETGDVIDVTGRSKGKGFAGVIKRHHFGGGPASHGASKFHRKPGSMGASSSPGQIFKGKAMPGRMGGERVTVKNLSVAGVDPENHLLLIRGAVPGPRNGLVMIRKRVGAAR; encoded by the coding sequence ATGGTACAAATGGGTATTCTTGGTCGCAAGCTGGGCATGACCCAGATCTTCGACGAGCAGGGCCGGTCCATTCCGGTGACGGTTGTCGAGGCAGGTCCCTGCAGCGTCGTCGCCGTCAAGAACCGTGATGTGGATGGTTACACCGCAGTGAGCCTGTCCTTCGGGGACACCAAGCCATCGAAGCTGAACAAGCCCTACAGGGGTGTCTTCGAAAAGAGGGGCCTCGAGCCCAAAAAGTGGATCCGGGAGTTCAGGGTGGACGACACCGAGGGCTATGAAGTCGGTGGTGTCGTCTCCGTAGAACTCTTCGAGACGGGCGATGTGATCGATGTGACAGGGCGAAGCAAGGGAAAGGGATTCGCCGGGGTCATAAAGCGGCATCACTTCGGCGGCGGTCCCGCCAGTCACGGCGCTTCCAAGTTCCACCGGAAGCCCGGTTCGATGGGAGCGAGCAGCTCCCCCGGTCAGATCTTCAAGGGAAAGGCAATGCCGGGAAGGATGGGCGGAGAACGGGTGACCGTCAAGAATCTGTCTGTAGCCGGCGTTGATCCGGAAAACCACCTTTTGCTCATCAGGGGCGCTGTTCCAGGACCCAGGAACGGGCTCGTGATGATTCGCAAGCGGGTTGGGGCGGCACGATAA